The DNA window GCAACCCTCAGAACAAAGTGTTGACCATTAACTACGCGAATGCGCTGGTCGAAGCGAACAAAAATGATCAAGCTGTCCGAATTTTGCAACGCTACACCCATGATCGCCCAGAAGACACCAATGGCTGGCATCTATTATCGCAAAGTTACCACGAGCTCGGGCGCAGCGACGAAGAGCTTGCTGCACGCGCCGAAATTTTGGCGCTGCGGGCTAACTGGAATAAAGCGATTCAATATTATAGTGAAGCGAGTAAAATGGCTAAGTTGGGCAGCTTAGAACAAGCTCGCTACGATGCACGTATCGACCAACTCATGATCCAAAGAGATCAATTCATGGCATTACAATAACGAAATGGAGAAAACCATGTCAGTCGTGATTTATCACAACCCTCGCTGCTCAAAGAGCCGTCAAACTTTAGATCTGCTAGAACAAAATGGTGTACAACCAGAAGTTATAAAATACCTGGAAACGCCACTAAACGTCGAGGAACTAAAAGCACTTTACGCTCAACTTGGTTTCTCATCAGTTCGGGACATGATGCGAACAAAAGAGGCCGATTATAAAGCTCTCGGCTTAGGTGATGCGTCAGTCAGCGATGAGCAACTGTTCGAAGCAATGGCACAAAACCCGAAACTGTTCGAACGCCCGGTTGTAGTTGCAAACGGCAAAGCAAAAATTGGTCGCCCGCCAGAGCAAGTGCTGGACATTCTATAAATGGATTGCCAGATCCTTATTTTGTATTTCAGCCGTCACGGCGCAACGAAAAAACTGGCCAGACAGATAGCAAGAGGAGTCGAATCGACTCCTCAATGCGAAGCAATTTTGCGAACAGTTGAAGAGTTGTCACCTCACTCACAACCCCCTTCTGATCCAATTGTTACTCTAGAGGAACTAAAAAAGTGCGATGGCCTTGCGTTCGGC is part of the Vibrio sp. B1FLJ16 genome and encodes:
- the arsC gene encoding arsenate reductase (glutaredoxin) (This arsenate reductase requires both glutathione and glutaredoxin to convert arsenate to arsenite, after which the efflux transporter formed by ArsA and ArsB can extrude the arsenite from the cell, providing resistance.), with amino-acid sequence MSVVIYHNPRCSKSRQTLDLLEQNGVQPEVIKYLETPLNVEELKALYAQLGFSSVRDMMRTKEADYKALGLGDASVSDEQLFEAMAQNPKLFERPVVVANGKAKIGRPPEQVLDIL